Proteins from a genomic interval of Rhodothermus marinus:
- a CDS encoding SixA phosphatase family protein produces MRLCLLRHAEAHPAAPGQPDAERLLTEAGQQVARQMGEALRRIRLAPGAVYTSPYRRAVQTAQAVAEALGVPVVEDRLLAPGCGPAELEALIQAYAPGETVLVVGHQPDFGELVRWLTGAAIRLPAGGLAVVETPALRERAGTLHGLYDPAWLAAVMTGQTG; encoded by the coding sequence ATGCGACTCTGCTTGCTGCGTCATGCCGAGGCGCATCCGGCCGCGCCCGGTCAGCCCGACGCCGAGCGGCTGCTCACGGAAGCCGGTCAGCAGGTAGCCCGTCAGATGGGGGAAGCGCTACGGCGTATTCGACTGGCACCGGGCGCCGTTTACACCAGTCCGTACCGCCGCGCCGTGCAGACGGCGCAGGCGGTGGCCGAAGCGCTGGGCGTGCCCGTCGTTGAAGACCGGCTGCTGGCTCCAGGGTGCGGTCCGGCCGAACTGGAAGCGCTCATTCAGGCCTACGCCCCTGGTGAAACCGTACTTGTCGTAGGCCATCAGCCCGACTTCGGCGAGCTGGTGCGCTGGCTGACCGGCGCCGCCATTCGATTGCCCGCCGGAGGCCTGGCCGTCGTCGAGACGCCGGCGCTCCGAGAACGAGCCGGGACGCTGCATGGCCTGTACGATCCGGCCTGGCTGGCGGCTGTTATGACCGGGCAAACCGGTTGA